GGTTTAATCCGTTGATGTGGCTCTGTTTTGCGCTGATGGTTAAGGACATGGAAATGTCCTGCGATGAAACGGTTATTAGAAACAAGGGGCAAGGGGTCAAAGCGGATTATTCCAATTCCCTGCTGGCGTTGGCAGTTCAGAAGAACAGCTTTTGGCAGGCTGCGCCTTTAGCTTTTGGTGAAAACAATATTAAAGCGAGAATCAAAAATGTGATCCATTACAGAAAGCCCGGTGTTTGGATTGGTACGGCGGCAGTTGTTGCGATTGTAGCGTTGATGATTGGATTTGTGGCCAACCCGGTCAATGACACGGCTGCAGGACAGGAAACATACGCTGGTTATGCAGTAGATAAATTACTGGCCAACAAAACACCGTATGTAGGCAATGCCGTTAAAGTTATCGCGCTAATTGACGCGATGCCTTTGCCGGAAGGGGTTGTCCGGGATAAAGTCGAGTTGCAGACGTCGACCGCGCCGTATGGTTTAACCATTCATTACCGGATCAACGACGATTCAGCGATTTCTGCGGAAGACGGAATGATCGGTGATGTGTTTGGGCGCAATGCCATCCTGTTGTTCAGCCTAGTAGATAATGTTGAAGTCATTAACATAAAATTTACCGACAGCGTGGGAAAATATGAAGGATATAGCACGACTTACTTAAGAAGCAGAATGGAGCAAATGATGCAGAGAGATGTACGTGTATATGCCGAAAGTGCCGATTTGCTGAAGGAATTGCTTACGCGTCTGGAGCATGCGTACTTCAGTCTTGGAAATGAAGGAAATACGGCGGTCAACAAAGCCAAGCAGATTGAGCTGTGCTTGGAGAAAATCATGTCATCGCCTTTACCTTCCTCCAATCCCTATGATTATATCAAAGCGCATCAGGCAGAGTACAATATCATTCTGGCCATGGATGAACAAGCACTGCCTTACCTGTTTTCCGAATTTGCGAAAGGCGGGCAGACAGGCTTAAAGGGAAGTCTGATGGAGATCCTGTGCCGAAAGATCCTTGGCAGTGAGGATATCAAATATGCCAGTACGAATCATCAGGACTGGTATGATGCCTATAAGAAACATATCCAGGAGATAACAGACAAAAATAGTTTGATCTGGGTGCAGGATCATTATCCGAAAGGTGTACTTATTTTGGGCGGAGAACAGAATTAACTTAGACTATCTGTAACGCATTTTTCGCCCTTCTTCCGGGACTCCTAAGAGGATCACCGCCTGGGAGTATGTCAAATTACGCACCAGGGCGCAATTTGAGCTGCAGGCGGAAGCCTCGGGCAGTTTGCTCCCGTACTCTCTGAAGACCTTCATCAGTCTGTCGGCCGTACGCTGAGAGTAACTGACCGACTCCTCCAGCCACTGGCCCCATTCTCCAAACATAAGCAGGGCCTTGGCTTCCGTCAGCCGCCTTCTAATCTCGACAGCGGCGGCAAGGTAGATACTCTCCGTCCAGTATTTGATCATGTTAATTTCAGCCGCGATGACATGCGGCGTGCGTCCCCTGATGATATCCGTTGTGTATTAGATACTGTATTAGTTATTGGATCAGTCATGATATCCACACTCCTTGGGGCTAACTTCACTCGTAGGATCTGTGGACAGGCTTAAAAGTGTGACAACCTCAGTCTTAACAACGGACAATCTTTCTCATCGTATATAAGGTCACCGAAAGTCGAGATACTAAAAAATCAGTAATGCTCAAACCCTTGTAATTTGATATCCTTAAGTGTTATAACAGGTACATTGTTGCCAGTAAACCTGTTGCAGTCATAACGACGGCGTATGGCAGAGCCAGTTTTACCATCTCAGCGTAAGACAGGCGAATCAGCGGTGCAAGTGCAGAAGTCAAGAGAAACAGAAACGCCGCCTGACCATTTGGTGTGGCAACGGAAGGGATATTTGTACCCATGTTGATGGCAACTGCCAGCTTGTTGTACTGCTCCA
This genomic stretch from Dehalobacter restrictus DSM 9455 harbors:
- a CDS encoding DUF3102 domain-containing protein, with the protein product MIKYWTESIYLAAAVEIRRRLTEAKALLMFGEWGQWLEESVSYSQRTADRLMKVFREYGSKLPEASACSSNCALVRNLTYSQAVILLGVPEEGRKMRYR
- a CDS encoding M56 family metallopeptidase codes for the protein MNSLMTVFSTVVDMSITASYVALGVILIRLLLKRAPKIFSYLLWLAVFFRLVCPGSFTSVFSFLNVVRPAMQPDALSETLVMAGLENINYAINGTINGSVGSTLPLVAAMGVSPLPMLMLLGSMVWIAGVTVLLIWNIFSYFKIAGKIKTATLLDASLPHIYETDQISTPFVFGFIRPRIYLPAGISPRGLPYVLAHETVHIKRRDYLIKPAAFLILIIHWFNPLMWLCFALMVKDMEMSCDETVIRNKGQGVKADYSNSLLALAVQKNSFWQAAPLAFGENNIKARIKNVIHYRKPGVWIGTAAVVAIVALMIGFVANPVNDTAAGQETYAGYAVDKLLANKTPYVGNAVKVIALIDAMPLPEGVVRDKVELQTSTAPYGLTIHYRINDDSAISAEDGMIGDVFGRNAILLFSLVDNVEVINIKFTDSVGKYEGYSTTYLRSRMEQMMQRDVRVYAESADLLKELLTRLEHAYFSLGNEGNTAVNKAKQIELCLEKIMSSPLPSSNPYDYIKAHQAEYNIILAMDEQALPYLFSEFAKGGQTGLKGSLMEILCRKILGSEDIKYASTNHQDWYDAYKKHIQEITDKNSLIWVQDHYPKGVLILGGEQN